Proteins from one Algicella marina genomic window:
- a CDS encoding lipocalin family protein: MRNMWILLVVALSACGLNGNYRDQDFEIRAVNEFDVSRYHGVWYEVARFPNWFEKECRAVAAEYFPRPDGLMGIRNTCQKIDGVRTIEGYGRQVQGGQFLVSFTEVPPLEGDWWVLYVSPAYDVAVIGEPAGDFGWILARKPQMSMAELQVPLAVLRQNGYDTARLWLATGGG, translated from the coding sequence ATGCGCAACATGTGGATATTGCTGGTGGTGGCGCTCTCGGCGTGCGGCCTGAATGGAAATTACCGCGATCAGGACTTCGAGATACGGGCCGTGAACGAGTTCGACGTGTCGCGTTACCACGGTGTCTGGTACGAGGTGGCCCGGTTCCCGAACTGGTTCGAGAAGGAGTGCCGGGCGGTGGCGGCAGAGTATTTTCCGCGCCCGGACGGACTGATGGGCATTCGCAATACCTGCCAGAAGATCGATGGGGTGCGGACGATCGAGGGCTATGGCCGGCAGGTGCAGGGCGGCCAGTTCCTCGTGAGCTTCACCGAGGTGCCGCCGCTGGAGGGTGACTGGTGGGTGTTGTATGTCTCTCCGGCCTATGATGTGGCGGTGATCGGTGAGCCGGCGGGCGATTTCGGCTGGATACTGGCACGCAAGCCGCAAATGAGCATGGCCGAACTGCAGGTGCCACTCGCGGTTCTGCGGCAGAACGGCTACGATACGGCGCGGCTGTGGCTGGCGACCGGCGGGGGTTGA
- a CDS encoding acyl-CoA dehydrogenase family protein yields the protein MFTQSMRFGLGEDVGALRDMVHRWAQERVAPMAAEIDSNNLFPNDLWAEMGELGLLGITVPERFGGAGMGYLAHVVAVEEIARASASVSLSYGAHSNLCVNQIALNGTEAQREAYLPKLISGAHVGALAMSEAGAGSDVVSMTLAAEKRNDRFVLNGSKYWITNSPDASVLVVYAKTDKSAGSKGITAFLIEKEMTGFSVGPHFDKLGMRGSNTAEITFDDVEVPFENVLGEEGRGVAVLMSGLDYERVVLSGIGLGIMASVLDHIMPYMAERKQFGQPIGNFQLMQGKIADIYTAMNSARAYVYEVAKACDRGEVTRQDAAACVLYASEKAMEMAVQGVQAMGGAGYLNDSPLSRIMRDAKLMEIGAGTSEIRRMLVGRELMKGMG from the coding sequence ATGTTCACGCAATCAATGCGGTTCGGCCTTGGCGAGGATGTCGGGGCGTTGCGCGACATGGTGCATCGCTGGGCGCAGGAGCGCGTGGCACCAATGGCCGCCGAGATTGATAGCAACAACCTGTTTCCGAACGATTTATGGGCCGAGATGGGCGAGCTTGGCCTGCTGGGCATCACCGTGCCCGAGCGGTTCGGCGGGGCCGGAATGGGATACCTCGCGCATGTGGTGGCGGTGGAGGAAATCGCACGGGCCAGTGCCTCGGTGAGTCTGTCATACGGCGCGCATTCGAACCTCTGCGTCAACCAGATCGCGCTGAACGGAACCGAGGCGCAGCGGGAGGCATATCTGCCGAAGCTGATCTCCGGCGCGCATGTCGGCGCACTGGCGATGAGCGAAGCCGGGGCGGGATCGGACGTGGTGTCGATGACCCTAGCCGCGGAGAAGCGCAATGACCGGTTCGTGCTGAACGGATCGAAATACTGGATCACCAACAGCCCGGATGCGAGTGTTCTGGTCGTCTATGCCAAAACTGACAAGTCCGCGGGATCAAAGGGAATTACCGCGTTTCTGATCGAGAAGGAGATGACCGGATTCTCCGTCGGGCCGCATTTCGACAAATTGGGGATGCGGGGCAGCAACACGGCCGAGATCACCTTCGACGACGTGGAGGTGCCGTTCGAGAACGTGCTGGGCGAGGAGGGCCGGGGCGTGGCGGTGCTGATGTCGGGTCTGGATTACGAGCGGGTGGTGCTGTCGGGCATCGGGCTGGGGATCATGGCGTCGGTGCTGGACCACATCATGCCCTACATGGCGGAGCGCAAGCAGTTCGGCCAACCCATTGGCAACTTTCAACTGATGCAGGGCAAGATCGCCGATATCTACACGGCCATGAACTCGGCACGGGCTTATGTGTATGAGGTTGCGAAGGCCTGCGACCGGGGCGAAGTCACACGGCAGGACGCGGCGGCCTGTGTGCTCTATGCTTCTGAAAAGGCGATGGAAATGGCGGTTCAGGGTGTGCAGGCGATGGGCGGCGCGGGGTATCTGAACGACAGCCCGCTGAGCCGGATCATGCGCGATGCCAAACTGATGGAGATCGGGGCGGGCACGTCGGAGATCCGGCGGATGCTGGTGGGGCGCGAGCTGATGAAGGGGATGGGATGA